One segment of Chroicocephalus ridibundus chromosome 25, bChrRid1.1, whole genome shotgun sequence DNA contains the following:
- the LOC134507630 gene encoding olfactory receptor 14J1-like → MSNNSSITQFLLLAFADTRELQLLHFGLFLGIYLSALLANGLIITAIACDHRLHTPMYFFLLNLSVLDLGSISTTLPKSMANSLWGTRDISYAGCVAQLLFFFFFMSAEYFLLTVMAYDHYVAICKPLHYGTLLGSRACVHMAAAAWGSGFLYALLHTANTFSLPLCQGNALGQFFCEIPQILKLSCSNYYFRKAGLLVVSVCLGFVCFVFIVVSYVQIFRAVLRIPSEQGRHKAFSTCLPHLSVISLFLSTAVFAYLKPPSISSPALDLVVAVLYSLVPPVLNPLIYSMRNQELKDALWKLAQWTLFHH, encoded by the coding sequence ATGTCCAAcaacagctccatcacccagttcctcctcctggcattcgcagacacacgggagctgcagctcttgcacttcgggctcttcctgggcatctacctgtctgccctcctggccaacggcctcatcatcaccgccatcgcctgtgaccaccgcctccacacccccatgtacttcttcctcctcaacctctccgtcctcgacctgggctccatctccaccactctccccaaatctatggccaattccctgtggggcaccagggacatctcctatgcaggatgtgtgGCCCagctcttattctttttctttttcatgtcagctgagtattttcttctcactgtcatggcctatgaccactacgttgccatctgcaaacccctgcactacgggaccctcctgggcagcagagcttgtgtccacatggcagcagctgcctggggcagtgggtttctctatgctctcctgcacacggccaatacattttccctacccctctgccagggcaatgccctgggccagttcttctgtgaaatcccccagatcctcaagctctcctgttcaAACTACTACTTCAGgaaagctgggcttcttgtggttagtgtctgtttaggctttgtttgctttgtgttcatcgtggtgtcctatgtgcagatcttcagggccgtgctgaggatcccctctgagcagggacggcacaaagccttttccacgtgcctccctcatctgtctgtcatctccctgtttctcagcactgccgtgtttgcctacctgaagcccccctccatctcctccccagctctagACCTGGTGGTGGCAGTCCTGTACTCATTGGTGCCTCCAgtactgaaccccctcatctacagcatgaggaaccaggagctcaaggatgccctatgGAAACTGGCTCAATGGACGTTGTTTCACCATTAA
- the LOC134527044 gene encoding olfactory receptor 14J1-like: LHYGTLLGSRACVHMAAAAWGSGFLHALLHTANTFSLPLCQGNALDQFFCEIPQILKLSCSHSDSLREVGLLVVSALIAFVCFVFIVLSYVQIFRAVLRIPSEQGRHKAFSTCLPHLAVVSLFVSTAVFAYLKPPSISSPILDLVLAVLYSVVPPSPYSQVVDSWAEEVDDVLGGKLSE; encoded by the exons ctgcactacgggaccctcctgggcagcagagcttgtgtccacatggcagcagctgcctggggcagtgggtttctccatgctctgctgcacacggccaatacattttccctgcccctctgccagggcaatgccctggaccagttcttctgtgaaatcccccagatcctcaagctctcctgctcacactcagactccctcagggaagttggacttCTAGTCGTTAGTGCCTTGattgcttttgtgtgttttgtgttcatcgtgctgtcctatgtgcagatcttcagggccgtgctgaggatcccctctgagcagggacggcacaaagccttttccacgtgcctccctcacctggccgtggtctccctgtttgtcagcactgccgtgtttgcctacctgaagcccccctctaTCTCCTCCCCCATTCTAGATCTAGTGCTGGCAGttctgtactcagtggtgcctcca TCTCCTTATAGCCAGGTTGTTGACAGCTGGGCTGAAGAAGTGGACGATGTGCTTGGTGGAAAGCTGTCTGAGTAA